A stretch of Amblyraja radiata isolate CabotCenter1 chromosome 34, sAmbRad1.1.pri, whole genome shotgun sequence DNA encodes these proteins:
- the LOC116991453 gene encoding UDP-glucuronosyltransferase 2C1-like, with the protein MKHSNWRSELLAIFVLCAIITLSSPIKILVVPVDGSHWVNMKILVEELNLHGHRITVVHPSTSWYIKEKPDLYQSIVVQMEECLGKNKTEEIIQGYLQKVLTALRYGMTPWAHIQVQYQMWYALYYYHQCAGQIIVAIFKNKVVLNQIEDANFDLVLTDPAFGTGPILASYLKLPVVYNVRWLPSKEAHLLSAPSPLSYIPVTGSHLTDKMTFLERTWNVVLNLNHIIISEFLINPIYNELCHRYLGPNTDFQGILLSSDVWLMRVDFVFEFPRPTMPNIVYIGGFQCKPARPLAAEFEEFVQSSGKHGLVVMSMGTIVSFLPMEITMKIAEALSQIPQKVIWRYDGETPPNIGNNTLLAKWIPQNDLLGHPNTRAFVSHGGTNGIYEAIYHGVPVVGIPLLFDQFDNLIRLESRGAAKVINVATMHSTDLLQALNKVINDASYGDNMKRLSALHRDQPESPLERAVFWVEYVARHKGAGHLRSESHRLPWYAYYCVDVMIFLLSVLLLLTVLVVGTLKKLCRIALKKKQKIH; encoded by the coding sequence ATGAAACATTCAAACTGGCGGAGTGAATTACTGGCCATATTTGTTCTTTGTGCCATTATCACCCTGTCATCACCAATAAAGATATTGGTTGTACCTGTCGATGGAAGTCACTGGGTCAATATGAAAATCCTAGTGGAAGAACTGAACCTTCATGGACACAGAATTACTGTGGTTCATCCCTCAACATCCTGGTATATCAAAGAAAAGCCTGATCTTTATCAATCCATTGTGGTCCAAATGGAAGAATGCCTTGGGAAAAACAAAACAGAAGAAATAATACAAGGTTATCTACAAAAGGTACTGACAGCCTTAAGGTATGGAATGACACCTTGGGCACATATTCAGGTGCAATATCAGATGTGGTATGCGTTGTATTACTATCATCAATGTGCTGGACAGATCATTGTTGCAATATTTAAAAACAAAGTTGTATTAAATCAAATTGAAGATGCCAACTTTGACTTGGTGCTTACAGATCCTGCTTTTGGTACTGGTCCAATTCTGGCTTCTTACTTGAAGCTTCCAGTGGTGTACAACGTACGGTGGCTCCCTAGCAAGGAAGCCCACTTACTCTCCGCCCCATCACCACTTTCCTACATCCCCGTCACCGGTTCACATTTGACGGATAAAATGACCTTCCTTGAAAGGACATGGAACGTCGTTCTGAATCTAAATCATATCATTATTTCGGAATTCCTCATTAACCCCATTTACAATGAACTCTGCCACCGGTACCTGGGGCCAAATACAGACTTTCAAGGAATTCTTCTGAGCTCTGATGTGTGGCTGATGAGGGTGGATTTTGTGTTTGAATTCCCAAGACCCACCATGCCAAACATTGTGTACATCGGAGGcttccagtgtaaaccagcacggcctctggcagcagagtttgagGAGTTTGTTCAAAGCTCAGGGAAACATGGACTTGTTGTAATGTCAATGGGAACTATTGTCAGTTTCTTGCCAATGGAGATTACAATGAAAATAGCAGAAGCTTTATCTCAAATCCCCCAGAAGGTTATCTGGAGATATGATGGTGAGACCCCTCCCAATATAGGGAATAATACACTGCTGGCAAAATGGATCCCTCAGAACGACCTGCTGGGTCACCCCAACACACGAGCCTTTGTTTCACACGGAGGCACCAATGGGATTTATGAAGCCATCTACCATGGGGTGCCAGTGGTTGGCATACCTCTGCTTTTTGACCAGTTTGACAATTTAATTAGACTCGAATCCCGAGGAGCAGCAAAAGTGATCAACGTTGCAACCATGCACTCCACAGATCTGTTGCAGGCACTCAACAAGGTGATAAACGACGCATCTTATGGGGACAACATGAAGAGACTCTCCGCTCTCCATCGGGACCAGCCAGAGTCGCCATTGGAGAGAGCCGTTTTCTGGGTTGAGTACGTTGCCCGACACAAAGGAGCGGGGCATTTGCGCTCAGAATCCCACCGACTCCCCTGGTACGCTTACTATTGTGTAGATGTGATGATCTTTCTGTTGTCTGTGTTACTCCTGCTCACTGTGTTGGTGGTTGGAACACTGAAGAAACTTTGTCGTATTGCACTGAAGAAAAAGCAAAAAATTCATTAA